The window CCAACCTAACAAGATAAACAAGTTTTCGATGTACTTGGATCCTCCCAATCTTAGAATTACTCTCCAAGCCGAATTCACTCACTACAGTATTGTGTATCTTGTTCATTctcttcactttcttcttaTAATCAACAAGTACGACAAACTTCCTAGCTAATTACTAACATAACCTTAACTTTCATATCACATTTTGGGTTAAGAACTCCTTTATCATaacatatatttgttgtaataAACTTTTGAACCAATACAATACTCATACTCAATCATGTCAAGggataattttgtttttctttaggTAAAAGATCCAAATccttagaaagaaaagaaagattaagAATGGATGTCTAAGAACATGTCTGAAGAGGTAGCAGTTTTTACAAAGTGTTATCAAAAGGGccaaagaaaatgtcaaacacATTCTTTAAGGAGGCTACAACTTACCTTCCATTTTTGAAAGATGTTTCCTAACTTTCCCTTCACAACCTTTACAGTGCAGTGACACCATCAACACCACAACCtacaaacaaaaccaaaaccaaacattTCCATTGAAAAAGACAGCCATTTACCTTATAGAATGTTAAAAGTAGttgcattgttttttttatcctcCATAATCATGTTCTTTATCACTAAAAGGTCTAGCAAAGTGGCAAACCTGTTTGGTTGGAGTTGGTTTGGGCTCCTCAGACAATGTTGGTTGAGTTGTTGAAGAAGTAGACTCATCTTGATTTACCTCAGTTTTGAGTTCTTTGTTATCATCAACCGGGTTGATATCATAAACAGGGTCGATCTCCGGCAACTCGTCGAAAAATTGTGATTGTGTATCACTTTCAAGTAGGTACCTAGATGATCCAACCAAGggcggaggaggaggaggagcgACCAAATCACTCAATTTAGCAAAGCTCCTTGTAACAATATCAGTGGGAATGAAGGAGCTCTTCTTCAAAAAATCAGTAGATGGAAGACTGTCAGAACTTTccttctcttcatcttcatgtTTCACAAATGGGATTTTGTTCTTGGTTTTTCTATTGGCTTTTGAAGAGGTTTTCTTGCTCTTTGTGAGTTGATGATGGTGAGGTTGGGGACTAAAAGGTGGTCGAGAAAATTCTCGTGGAGGTGTTAATAGAGTATTTGGGGCAGTaatgtttcttcttccatcaCAGATGATGGGATTGTGACGATCGAGAGCACGTCCACCGAGCTGAATAACGGGCGAGGAAGGGTAGGAAGAGGacgatgaagatgaagaggcTTGCTCAATTTCCATGCTTGAGTTCATATGGCTATCGAGGCTTGGTATACATAGAATATATCTATGCCATCCATCTTTTGGCAATGAtttatgagagaaaaaaagagagaaatggtATGGCTGGGAGAATCTGAACCTAtgggaagagagagaaatgaaagCTTTTACAGATAGGCCATTGTTCTTTTCTAGTTTTAAGCTCAGAGAGAGAGaagcgagagagagagagagagagagagtttgaTTCTTCTtattacattttgaaaaatattgagaCCACTTTTATTGGCTAAGATTCATAAATAACGCAGTCAGAGCCCTCcaactgaaaagaaaaacatgtaaAATTGTAACAGGGAACTACAATCTTTTCTATCAGCCAGAGCCTTcagaatttatttgatatgtcCAACAAATTCATGTCTTTATTCAATGAAAACTTTTCTGATGAAATTTACAGAAAAATTCAATTCCCATGTTTAATGCTCTACCACAGCAGTCTGTaaattcatcttctttcaacATCATACATTCagtaaaaaaaactcatatagATTTTCTCTAGATATGTTTTTCGACATGTTGATCGACGTTTTAATGAATCCGTTATCAGGCATTAGTTTCCTCTGAATAATCAGAAGATTCAATCAAACTCAGAGCAACATAAAACTTAGTTCTTTCCcatcagaaaagaaaatgaaggtcAAATCTCATAAATGGGGATTGTAATACAAAAGAGAGGGGATAATCActtaaaagaataagaattaCAAGGATTTTAGAAGTTGTACCAATTTGTTAGtaaatcctttttctttttggatgttGAAAAGTATTAATCTCAAAGCtacttttgttcttctttgtttttctaatatgAAGCCAAAGCCATGGAATTTCCTTTCAGTAGCTAATTATGGGAATCAGATGCTGATAGAATtggtttgtttctttctttttgcctattttctttacatttaGGCCAACCCATTTTTACCAATAGTTAAAGCCTCTAATCAAATCAAGTCCTTATGTTCTTTCTCTCTTACATTTCATTCAATGCGAACCTACACTTTGGTCCACTTTATTCTTTTaccatttcttgtttttttcctccGAAATCATGGTCAGAATGAACTTAGTTCAACTAATatagttcaatttttcaattcacATATCgtgaagacaaaaaaaaaaatattgacagTTATTTTAgcctaaatttatttttggaagaGGTAACATGCAAATTATACTAATAAATAAAGGTGTGTAATCTGATAATAATCGAAGTCGTTTATGCAAAATCTCGCTTATTAACACATTTCATCATTTTGAGTTGTAATTATaagaaatatcaaatcaataattttaggCAGCTGGTGGACATgtagttacattttttttaggaagaaCACTTCTGCTTTGACTTTGTATATAGCATAATGCAGAAAAAGTCAAATGTACAAATTATACAAAGATGGATGGTCTACATAGAATGTAGAATGGTGttgtttca of the Cucumis sativus cultivar 9930 chromosome 3, Cucumber_9930_V3, whole genome shotgun sequence genome contains:
- the LOC101206437 gene encoding protein SODIUM POTASSIUM ROOT DEFECTIVE 3 — protein: MNSSMEIEQASSSSSSSSYPSSPVIQLGGRALDRHNPIICDGRRNITAPNTLLTPPREFSRPPFSPQPHHHQLTKSKKTSSKANRKTKNKIPFVKHEDEEKESSDSLPSTDFLKKSSFIPTDIVTRSFAKLSDLVAPPPPPPLVGSSRYLLESDTQSQFFDELPEIDPVYDINPVDDNKELKTEVNQDESTSSTTQPTLSEEPKPTPTKQVVVLMVSLHCKGCEGKVRKHLSKMEGVTSFKIDYAAKKVTIEGDVTPVGVLASVSKLKHAKFWTSQPPTPPPPQSPVSTSLTVASTSATTEEMLEKQL